One stretch of Amycolatopsis tolypomycina DNA includes these proteins:
- a CDS encoding DUF4142 domain-containing protein — protein sequence MRSVSDLAGFDFDPPSVLERSRPLVRILFVVALVLALLAPGSASLAQTGSTAISDTDAVLLTKVRQAGLWEMPSGMMAMEKGSPIVQKVGFAIMMDHGRLDVATRALSQKLNSPVPDQPSEEQRGWLAEQMAAAPGPEFDRVFANRLRAAHGAVFAVLAQLRAGTRNDDVRAFATVGNQAVMRHMTMLESTGMVDYTALPAPVVSTTAAPTGIQLGLDTSQIAVVGALFLLLGGGLFYGLRQIKSNRGRARTSRPAAARTGGSHG from the coding sequence ATGCGTTCGGTCTCTGATCTGGCCGGGTTCGACTTCGATCCCCCGTCCGTCCTCGAGCGGTCCCGGCCGCTGGTCCGGATCCTCTTCGTCGTGGCGCTGGTGCTGGCCCTGCTCGCCCCGGGCTCGGCCTCGCTCGCCCAGACGGGCTCGACCGCGATCTCCGACACCGACGCGGTGCTGCTGACCAAGGTCCGCCAGGCCGGCCTGTGGGAGATGCCGTCGGGCATGATGGCGATGGAGAAGGGCAGCCCGATCGTCCAGAAGGTCGGCTTCGCGATCATGATGGACCACGGCCGCCTCGACGTGGCGACCCGCGCCCTCTCGCAGAAGCTGAACTCGCCGGTCCCCGACCAGCCCTCCGAGGAACAGCGCGGCTGGCTCGCCGAGCAGATGGCCGCCGCCCCCGGCCCGGAGTTCGACCGCGTCTTCGCCAACCGGCTGCGTGCCGCGCACGGCGCGGTGTTCGCCGTCCTCGCGCAGCTGCGCGCCGGCACCCGCAACGACGACGTGCGGGCCTTCGCGACCGTCGGCAACCAGGCCGTCATGCGGCACATGACGATGCTCGAGAGCACCGGCATGGTCGACTACACCGCGCTGCCCGCCCCGGTCGTCTCGACCACCGCGGCGCCGACGGGGATCCAGCTCGGCCTCGACACGTCGCAGATCGCCGTGGTGGGGGCACTGTTCCTGCTGCTCGGCGGCGGGCTGTTCTACGGGCTGCGCCAGATCAAGAGCAACCGTGGCCGCGCCAGGACGTCCCGGCCGGCCGCTGCGAGAACCGGGGGTAGCCATGGTTGA
- a CDS encoding sigma-70 family RNA polymerase sigma factor produces the protein MGRHTRALRSVDQEVVEPGDGHDDLAKALYQEFGGSLMAFALRLTGHDRQWAEDVVQETLIKAWRNADKLDRQPEMLRAWLFTVARRIVIDGWRSRSVRPQELEEIESDAIAVSDESDRTLAAMIVYEALQGLSPEQREAIQQTYLRDRTVNEVAATLGVPPGTVKSRIHHAVRALRRALRERG, from the coding sequence GTGGGACGGCACACCCGAGCGCTGAGATCCGTCGATCAGGAAGTCGTCGAGCCCGGCGACGGCCACGACGATCTGGCGAAGGCGCTCTACCAGGAATTCGGCGGGTCGCTGATGGCGTTCGCGCTGCGGCTGACCGGGCACGACCGGCAGTGGGCCGAAGACGTCGTCCAGGAGACCCTGATCAAGGCGTGGCGCAACGCCGACAAGCTCGACCGCCAGCCGGAGATGCTCCGTGCCTGGTTGTTCACGGTGGCCCGGCGTATCGTGATCGACGGCTGGCGCAGCCGCAGCGTCCGGCCCCAGGAGCTCGAGGAGATCGAATCCGACGCGATCGCGGTGTCCGACGAATCGGACCGGACGCTCGCCGCGATGATCGTTTACGAGGCGCTGCAGGGCCTTTCGCCCGAGCAGCGGGAGGCCATCCAGCAGACCTACCTGCGCGATCGGACCGTGAACGAGGTCGCGGCGACCCTCGGGGTGCCCCCGGGCACCGTCAAGTCCCGCATCCACCACGCCGTCCGCGCCCTGCGCCGTGCCCTGCGCGAGCGGGGGTGA
- a CDS encoding zf-HC2 domain-containing protein: MAGSPHTDVAAYVLGVLSEAENSQFEAHLMNCPHCQLDLIELYQLPDVLDLVKRSWPEPPMPAPSPRTLSPGPRVLRGLMEEAAVKRRRRRRIGILAGAAAAAAVIAGPLVTLAVRPADAVPPASLAAPSTKQPPPSVLATSTPPPGGAQGQPGGGQTYGRGSGGSAVSALITVLPVEWGSRVELELRGIVGPVKCQLVAIPETGAERVVSSWSVPPKGFGIPGSPEPLRLQGSVSLAMDQINRFEVRGEDGTVLVVVQR, from the coding sequence GTGGCCGGATCACCGCACACCGACGTCGCCGCCTACGTGCTCGGCGTCCTCAGCGAGGCCGAGAACTCCCAGTTCGAAGCCCACCTGATGAACTGCCCGCACTGCCAGCTCGACCTGATCGAGCTCTACCAGCTGCCGGACGTCCTCGACCTGGTGAAGCGCAGCTGGCCGGAGCCGCCGATGCCGGCGCCCAGCCCGCGCACGCTGTCGCCGGGCCCGCGGGTGCTGCGCGGCCTCATGGAAGAGGCCGCGGTGAAGCGTCGCCGCCGTCGCCGGATCGGCATCCTCGCCGGGGCCGCGGCCGCGGCGGCCGTCATCGCCGGCCCGCTGGTGACCCTCGCGGTCCGGCCGGCCGACGCCGTCCCGCCTGCCTCGCTGGCCGCCCCGAGCACCAAGCAGCCGCCGCCGAGCGTCCTGGCGACGTCCACCCCGCCGCCCGGGGGTGCCCAGGGCCAGCCCGGGGGCGGCCAGACCTACGGCCGCGGCAGCGGCGGGTCCGCCGTCAGCGCCCTGATCACCGTTTTGCCGGTGGAGTGGGGCAGCCGCGTCGAGCTCGAGCTGCGCGGGATCGTCGGGCCGGTGAAGTGCCAGCTGGTCGCCATCCCGGAGACCGGCGCCGAGCGCGTCGTCTCCAGCTGGTCGGTGCCGCCCAAGGGGTTCGGCATCCCCGGCTCGCCCGAACCGTTGCGCCTGCAGGGTTCGGTCTCCCTGGCGATGGACCAGATCAACCGGTTCGAGGTCCGCGGCGAAGACGGCACGGTCCTCGTCGTCGTCCAGCGCTGA